One genomic segment of Amycolatopsis sp. WQ 127309 includes these proteins:
- a CDS encoding TetR/AcrR family transcriptional regulator: MTAPSSTTRRRRDPDRRERILTAAAELTARRGFHAIGMADIGAEAGIVGSGVYRHFENKDAILVALLDRVMTRLQDGAAAILAEAPADHAVLSGLIRDHIRVAIEDRTVLAVYHREIHNLPEEDRRRLRRLQRHYLEDWVHVLAPLRPDLADGELRLAVHAAIGAVQSTLFFRSGLAPERLAALLGEMAHACLGVPAPPSP, from the coding sequence ATGACGGCACCCTCCTCGACCACCCGCCGCCGGCGCGACCCAGACCGGCGGGAGCGGATCCTGACCGCCGCGGCCGAACTGACCGCGCGGCGCGGGTTCCACGCGATCGGCATGGCCGACATCGGCGCGGAGGCGGGCATCGTCGGATCCGGCGTCTACCGGCACTTCGAGAACAAGGACGCCATCCTGGTCGCACTGCTCGACCGGGTGATGACGCGGCTGCAGGACGGCGCCGCCGCGATCCTCGCCGAAGCGCCCGCCGACCACGCCGTGCTTTCCGGCCTGATCAGGGATCACATCCGCGTTGCCATCGAGGATCGCACCGTGCTGGCGGTCTACCACCGCGAAATCCACAACCTGCCCGAGGAGGACCGGCGGCGGCTGCGCCGGCTGCAGCGCCACTACCTCGAGGACTGGGTCCACGTGCTGGCCCCGCTGCGCCCCGACCTCGCCGACGGCGAACTGCGCCTGGCCGTGCACGCGGCGATCGGCGCCGTGCAGTCCACGTTGTTCTTCCGCAGCGGGCTCGCCCCGGAGCGGCTCGCCGCCCTGCTCGGCGAAATGGCGCACGCTTGCCTCGGCGTCCCGGCACCACCATCCCCGTGA
- a CDS encoding acyl-CoA dehydrogenase family protein gives MDVFESDEARDLRAAVGAIAAPFGGKYYVDHAREGRECTELWHALGDAGFIGVNIPEEYGGGGRGLAELTIVIEESAAKGAPILLLLVTEAISAEVLTEFGTPEQRKEWLPGIASGRTKVVFAITEPDAGSNTHKLATTARRDGDDWVVDGEKYYISGVDTADALLLVARTGRDPDGTAQLSLFLVPVDAPGLTVTPLPVDVMLPEKQFTLHFDGVRLPATALVGDEGAGFRQVFHGLNPERITGAALCVGIARYALDVAARYARERTVWDRPIGVHQGVSHPLAKAKIETELAALMTHRAAALHDAGRPAGEASNMAKYAAAEAALAAVDAAIQTHGGNGVSADFGLLPYWGLARLLRIAPVNREMILNFVAQHSLGLPRSY, from the coding sequence GTGGACGTGTTCGAGAGCGACGAGGCCCGTGACCTGCGGGCCGCGGTCGGCGCCATCGCGGCCCCGTTCGGCGGTAAGTACTACGTCGACCACGCGCGTGAAGGCCGTGAGTGCACCGAGCTGTGGCACGCGCTCGGCGACGCCGGCTTCATCGGCGTCAACATCCCCGAGGAGTACGGCGGGGGCGGCCGCGGCCTGGCCGAGCTGACCATCGTCATCGAGGAGAGCGCCGCGAAGGGCGCGCCGATCCTGCTCCTGCTCGTCACCGAAGCCATCTCCGCCGAGGTGCTCACCGAGTTCGGCACGCCGGAGCAGCGCAAGGAGTGGCTGCCCGGCATCGCGAGCGGCCGGACGAAGGTCGTCTTCGCCATCACCGAGCCCGACGCCGGCTCCAACACCCACAAGCTGGCCACCACCGCCCGCCGCGACGGCGACGACTGGGTGGTCGACGGCGAGAAGTACTACATCTCCGGCGTCGACACCGCCGACGCGCTGCTGCTCGTCGCCCGCACCGGCCGCGACCCCGACGGCACGGCCCAGCTGTCGCTGTTCCTGGTCCCGGTGGACGCGCCCGGCCTCACGGTGACGCCGCTGCCGGTGGACGTCATGCTCCCGGAGAAGCAGTTCACCCTGCACTTCGACGGCGTCCGCCTGCCCGCCACGGCGCTCGTCGGCGATGAAGGCGCGGGCTTCCGGCAGGTCTTCCACGGCCTCAACCCCGAGCGCATCACCGGCGCCGCGCTCTGCGTCGGCATCGCGCGCTACGCCCTCGACGTCGCCGCCCGCTACGCCCGGGAGCGGACCGTGTGGGACCGGCCGATCGGTGTCCACCAGGGGGTTTCGCACCCGCTGGCCAAGGCCAAGATCGAAACCGAGCTGGCCGCCCTGATGACGCACCGCGCGGCGGCCCTGCACGACGCCGGCCGGCCGGCGGGCGAGGCGTCGAACATGGCCAAGTACGCCGCCGCGGAGGCCGCGCTGGCCGCCGTCGACGCCGCGATCCAGACCCACGGCGGCAACGGCGTCTCGGCGGACTTCGGGCTGCTGCCGTACTGGGGGCTCGCCCGGTTGCTGCGGATCGCCCCGGTGAACCGCGAAATGATCCTCAACTTCGTCGCGCAGCACAGCCTCGGGCTGCCCCGGTCCTACTAG
- a CDS encoding AMP-binding protein, giving the protein MTDHNLVHRVNVGDALTRVAFARPETLAVVDGDRRWTYGEFDTWVNRLAHGLAARGYTTGDVLALASANSAEFLAVYYACAKLGLVCVPINLGWRGDEIAYVLGHSQARGIVVESRLADAVLPAVPGDTDVIIAPGTGGDVTGLTLDDVVSDDTTSPEVVIEDRAPLSYLYTSGTTASPKGVVGTHLAIHLESMSAALDSGWRPDDRFVAMMPMFHTAQLNAFCTPAILLGATIFVHRGFDPARFLDTIERERITQVFGLPMMFRAALEHPSFAGRDLSSLRRAVYAMAPMPEAQIKACLDGFRCDFALLFGQTEMSPITTLFRPEHQLSHVGAVGTPLTGVQVGIMDSGGKLLPRGEQGEIVYRAPSTMQEYLHNPEATEEAFRYGWFHSGDVGRFGPDGMLWFADRSKDVIKTGGENVASIEVERAVYDTEPDVAEVVVVGLPHERWTEAITAVVVPKPGASIDAEDLRLRLKDRLDGYKVPKAVIVTDELPRTSTGKIQKNVVRDQHSGHYGGAE; this is encoded by the coding sequence ATGACGGACCACAACCTCGTCCACCGGGTCAACGTCGGTGACGCCCTGACCCGCGTCGCGTTCGCCCGCCCGGAGACGCTCGCCGTGGTCGACGGCGACCGCCGCTGGACCTACGGCGAGTTCGACACCTGGGTCAACCGGCTCGCGCACGGCCTGGCGGCGCGCGGGTACACGACCGGCGACGTCCTCGCGCTGGCGTCGGCCAACAGCGCCGAGTTCCTCGCCGTCTACTACGCCTGCGCGAAGCTCGGTCTCGTCTGCGTGCCGATCAACCTCGGCTGGCGCGGCGACGAGATCGCTTACGTGCTCGGCCATTCGCAGGCTCGCGGCATCGTCGTGGAAAGCCGGCTCGCCGACGCGGTCCTGCCCGCGGTGCCCGGCGACACCGACGTGATCATCGCGCCCGGCACCGGCGGCGACGTCACCGGACTGACCCTCGACGACGTGGTCTCGGACGACACGACGTCACCCGAGGTGGTCATCGAGGACCGTGCGCCACTGTCCTATCTGTACACCTCCGGGACCACGGCCTCACCGAAGGGCGTCGTCGGGACGCACCTGGCGATCCACCTGGAGTCGATGTCGGCCGCGCTGGACTCCGGCTGGCGTCCCGACGACCGGTTCGTCGCGATGATGCCGATGTTCCACACCGCGCAGCTGAACGCCTTCTGCACACCCGCGATCCTCCTCGGCGCCACGATCTTCGTGCACCGCGGCTTCGACCCGGCCCGGTTCCTCGACACGATCGAACGCGAGCGGATCACCCAGGTCTTCGGCCTGCCGATGATGTTCCGCGCGGCGCTGGAGCACCCGTCGTTCGCCGGACGTGACCTGTCGTCGCTGCGCCGCGCCGTCTACGCCATGGCACCGATGCCGGAGGCGCAGATCAAGGCGTGCCTCGACGGCTTCCGCTGCGACTTCGCGCTGCTGTTCGGGCAGACCGAGATGAGCCCGATCACGACGCTGTTCCGGCCCGAGCACCAGCTCTCGCACGTCGGCGCGGTCGGCACCCCGCTCACCGGCGTCCAGGTCGGGATCATGGACTCCGGCGGGAAGCTGCTGCCGCGCGGCGAACAGGGCGAGATCGTCTACCGGGCGCCGTCGACGATGCAGGAGTACCTGCACAACCCCGAGGCGACCGAGGAGGCGTTCCGGTACGGCTGGTTCCACTCCGGCGACGTCGGCCGGTTCGGGCCGGACGGCATGCTGTGGTTCGCCGACCGCTCCAAGGACGTCATCAAGACCGGCGGCGAGAACGTCGCCTCGATCGAGGTCGAGCGGGCCGTCTACGACACCGAGCCGGACGTCGCCGAGGTGGTGGTCGTCGGGCTGCCGCACGAGCGGTGGACCGAGGCCATCACGGCGGTGGTCGTGCCGAAGCCGGGGGCGTCGATCGACGCCGAGGACCTGCGGCTGCGGCTGAAGGACCGCCTGGATGGTTACAAGGTCCCGAAGGCCGTGATCGTCACCGACGAGCTGCCGCGGACATCCACCGGGAAGATCCAGAAGAACGTGGTCCGGGACCAGCACTCCGGGCACTACGGGGGAGCGGAATGA
- a CDS encoding acyl-CoA carboxylase subunit beta, translating to MTVLKSLLDVSAESYATNRKAQLDALAKLEEQLELAIAGGGERYVQRHRDRGKLPVRERLELLLDPDSPFLELAALAAWGTDFTVGASVLTGIGVVSDVECVVIGHDPTVRGGAMNPYSLRKTLRALEIARVNRLPVINLVESGGADLPTQADLFVPAGRIFHELTELSSLGIPTLAIVFGNSTAGGAYVPGMCDYAVLVDHQAKVFLGGPPLVKMATGEEADDESLGGADMHSRVSGLSDYFAVDERDAIRLGRRVISRINWRKLGPAPSRTPEPPRFDPEEILGIVPPDPKVPFDPREILARTVDDSDFDEYKPLYGTSLVTGWASIHGYPVGVLANHRGVLFSEEAKKASEFILLANQTDVPLVFLQNTTGYMVGTRYEQGGIIKDGAKMINAVTNSTVPHLTVNMASSFGAGNYGMSGRAYDPRLMFAWPGAKLAVMGAAQLAGVMSIVGRNSAASQGKPFDDDADRARTAAIEAQIETESHAFAVTSRLYDDGIVDPRDTRDVLGMSLSAVHSNRVEGRRGFGVFRM from the coding sequence ATGACCGTCCTCAAGTCCCTGCTCGACGTCTCCGCCGAGAGCTACGCGACCAACCGGAAGGCCCAGCTCGACGCCCTGGCGAAGCTCGAAGAGCAGCTGGAGCTGGCCATCGCCGGCGGCGGCGAGCGGTACGTCCAGCGCCACCGCGACCGCGGCAAGCTCCCGGTCCGCGAACGCCTCGAGCTGCTGCTCGACCCGGACAGCCCGTTCCTGGAACTGGCGGCGCTCGCCGCGTGGGGCACCGACTTCACCGTCGGCGCGTCGGTGCTGACCGGCATCGGCGTGGTGTCCGATGTGGAGTGTGTGGTCATCGGGCACGACCCGACCGTGCGCGGCGGCGCGATGAACCCCTACTCGCTGCGCAAGACGTTGCGGGCACTGGAGATCGCCCGCGTCAACCGGCTGCCGGTGATCAACCTCGTCGAGTCCGGCGGGGCCGACCTGCCGACGCAGGCCGACCTGTTCGTGCCGGCCGGGCGGATCTTCCACGAGCTGACCGAACTGTCGTCGCTGGGCATCCCGACCCTGGCCATTGTGTTCGGCAACTCGACCGCCGGCGGCGCGTACGTGCCCGGCATGTGCGACTACGCCGTGCTGGTCGACCACCAGGCCAAGGTGTTCCTCGGCGGGCCGCCGCTGGTCAAGATGGCCACCGGCGAGGAGGCCGACGACGAGTCCCTCGGCGGCGCCGACATGCACTCCCGCGTCTCCGGCCTCTCCGATTACTTCGCCGTCGACGAGCGGGACGCGATCCGCCTCGGCCGCCGCGTGATCTCCCGGATCAACTGGCGCAAGCTCGGGCCCGCGCCCAGCCGGACGCCGGAGCCGCCGAGGTTCGACCCCGAGGAGATCCTGGGGATCGTGCCGCCGGACCCGAAGGTGCCGTTCGACCCGCGTGAGATCCTCGCCCGGACCGTCGATGACTCGGACTTCGACGAGTACAAACCGCTCTACGGCACTTCGCTGGTGACGGGCTGGGCGAGCATCCACGGCTATCCCGTCGGCGTGCTCGCCAACCACCGCGGTGTGCTGTTCAGCGAGGAGGCCAAGAAGGCCAGCGAGTTCATCCTGCTCGCCAACCAGACCGACGTCCCGCTGGTGTTCCTGCAGAACACGACCGGCTACATGGTCGGCACCCGCTACGAGCAGGGCGGCATCATCAAGGACGGCGCCAAGATGATCAACGCCGTCACCAACAGCACGGTGCCGCACCTGACCGTCAACATGGCGTCCTCGTTCGGCGCCGGCAACTACGGCATGTCCGGGCGCGCGTACGACCCGCGGCTGATGTTCGCCTGGCCGGGCGCGAAACTCGCCGTGATGGGCGCGGCCCAGCTCGCCGGCGTGATGTCGATCGTCGGCCGCAACTCCGCCGCGTCGCAGGGAAAGCCGTTCGACGACGACGCCGACCGCGCGCGAACCGCCGCCATCGAGGCGCAGATCGAGACCGAGTCGCACGCCTTCGCCGTCACCTCACGCTTGTACGACGACGGCATCGTCGACCCGCGCGACACCCGGGACGTGCTCGGGATGTCGCTGTCCGCCGTCCACTCCAACCGCGTCGAGGGCCGTCGCGGCTTCGGCGTCTTCCGGATGTGA
- a CDS encoding biotin carboxylase N-terminal domain-containing protein yields MIAKLLVANRGEIAARVMRTAHDLGISTVAVYSDPDAGAPFVRLADEAVRLPGSAPGDTYLRADLVIAAARATGADAVHPGYGFLSENAAFARACGEAGLTFVGPSPEAIASMGSKIEAKALMDAAGVPVLPGATVTDETDLAAVAASIGFPVLVKAAFGGGGRGMRVVHDAAGLSEAVEGARREAASAFGDGSVFLERFVVDPRHVEVQILGDTHGEVVHLFERECSIQRRYQKIVEECPSPAVDDALRAELGAAAVAAGKAIGYTGAGTVEFVLDSGGKFFFLEVNTRLQVEHPVTELVTGLDLVELQLRVAEGEPLPPSVLGARIDGHAIEVRLYAEDVPAGFLPATGTLHRFRVPALKGVRVDSGVQDGSVVGPHYDPMLAKVIAHGRTRREAARTLARALRQAELHGVTTNRNLLSGILAEPEFLAGHTDTGYLTRHDPAALGASPDGARQAVAAALAAQARNRRDARVVPEMPSGWRNVGRAPQRIAYTLDGEALEVAYSLSRSGLRVMVNGEPLGGSVRLLSASPSLVELEIDGVHRTYAVQTAADVSYVDSPDGSAALAEVPRFADPDAAAAAGSLLATMPGAVVRVLAGEGDAVTAGQPLVVLEAMKMEHTVAAPADGVLSDLRVGQGDQVDTGQVLAVVS; encoded by the coding sequence ATGATCGCGAAACTGCTCGTCGCCAACCGCGGGGAGATCGCCGCCCGGGTCATGCGCACCGCGCACGACCTCGGCATCTCCACCGTCGCGGTCTACTCCGACCCGGACGCGGGCGCGCCCTTCGTCCGGCTCGCCGACGAGGCCGTCCGGCTGCCCGGGTCCGCACCTGGTGACACCTACCTGCGTGCTGACCTGGTGATCGCCGCCGCGCGCGCGACCGGGGCCGACGCCGTCCACCCCGGTTATGGGTTCCTGTCGGAGAACGCCGCTTTTGCCCGCGCCTGCGGCGAGGCCGGGCTGACGTTCGTTGGGCCGTCGCCCGAGGCCATCGCCTCGATGGGGTCGAAGATCGAGGCGAAGGCGCTGATGGACGCGGCCGGGGTGCCGGTGCTGCCGGGGGCGACCGTCACCGACGAGACCGACCTGGCCGCCGTGGCCGCGTCGATCGGGTTCCCGGTGCTGGTCAAGGCCGCGTTCGGCGGTGGCGGCCGGGGCATGCGTGTCGTGCACGACGCCGCCGGGCTGTCCGAGGCCGTCGAGGGTGCCCGGAGGGAAGCCGCGTCGGCGTTCGGCGACGGCTCGGTGTTCCTGGAACGGTTCGTCGTCGACCCGCGTCACGTCGAGGTCCAGATCCTCGGCGACACCCACGGCGAGGTGGTGCACCTCTTCGAGCGCGAGTGCTCGATCCAGCGGCGGTACCAGAAGATCGTCGAGGAGTGCCCGTCTCCGGCGGTCGACGACGCCCTGCGCGCCGAGCTGGGTGCCGCGGCCGTCGCCGCCGGGAAGGCCATCGGCTACACCGGCGCGGGCACGGTCGAGTTCGTGCTGGACTCCGGCGGCAAGTTCTTCTTCCTGGAGGTCAACACGCGGCTGCAGGTCGAGCACCCGGTCACCGAGCTGGTCACCGGCCTGGACCTCGTCGAGCTGCAGCTGCGGGTGGCCGAGGGTGAACCGCTGCCGCCTTCGGTGCTGGGTGCGCGGATCGACGGGCACGCGATCGAAGTCCGGCTCTACGCCGAAGACGTCCCGGCCGGGTTCCTGCCCGCCACCGGCACCCTGCACCGCTTCCGCGTCCCCGCGCTGAAGGGTGTCCGCGTCGACTCCGGCGTCCAGGACGGCTCCGTCGTCGGCCCGCACTACGACCCGATGCTCGCCAAGGTGATCGCCCACGGCCGGACCCGCCGCGAAGCCGCGCGGACCCTCGCGCGGGCGCTGCGGCAGGCCGAACTGCACGGCGTCACGACCAACCGGAACCTCCTCTCCGGCATCCTGGCCGAGCCGGAGTTCCTGGCCGGGCACACCGACACCGGCTACCTGACCCGGCACGACCCGGCCGCACTCGGCGCGTCCCCGGACGGCGCCCGGCAGGCGGTGGCCGCGGCTCTGGCGGCCCAGGCGCGCAACCGGCGTGACGCGCGGGTGGTGCCCGAGATGCCGTCCGGGTGGCGCAACGTCGGCCGCGCCCCTCAGCGGATCGCGTACACCCTGGACGGGGAGGCCCTGGAGGTCGCGTATTCACTGAGCCGGTCCGGCTTGCGCGTCATGGTGAACGGCGAGCCGCTCGGTGGTTCCGTGCGGCTGCTGTCCGCGTCACCTTCGCTGGTTGAACTGGAGATCGACGGCGTCCACCGCACCTACGCCGTGCAGACGGCGGCCGATGTGTCCTATGTGGACAGTCCGGACGGGTCGGCCGCGCTGGCCGAGGTGCCGCGCTTCGCCGACCCGGATGCCGCCGCGGCCGCGGGGTCGCTGCTCGCCACCATGCCCGGTGCGGTGGTGCGCGTGCTGGCGGGTGAGGGCGACGCCGTGACGGCCGGGCAGCCGCTGGTCGTCCTGGAGGCGATGAAGATGGAGCACACCGTCGCCGCCCCGGCCGACGGCGTCCTGTCCGACCTGCGGGTGGGTCAAGGCGACCAGGTCGACACCGGCCAGGTGCTGGCGGTCGTGTCGTGA
- a CDS encoding enoyl-CoA hydratase/isomerase family protein produces MSVSYEVRNGVAWLTIDRPEARNALSKEVRDGLWAGTRRFVADDSAAVLVLTGAGDKAFCAGGDLKEMAETALEIPPPGFLPQFGRNIDVPKPTIAAVNGVAYAGGFLLAQQCDLVVAAEHARFAVTEVKVGRGAPWAAPLSWLVPPRIAMEILLTGDPLTAHRAREVGLVNDVVPLDELRSRTQALAERIAANAPLSVRAAKQTAYLQRQDVYDRADEIWAPVYRSRDAQEGPAAFREKRTPVWEGR; encoded by the coding sequence GTGAGCGTCTCCTACGAAGTCCGCAACGGCGTGGCCTGGCTGACGATCGACCGGCCCGAAGCCCGCAACGCCCTGTCGAAGGAGGTCCGCGACGGCCTCTGGGCCGGCACCCGGCGGTTCGTCGCCGACGACTCGGCCGCGGTGCTCGTCCTGACCGGCGCGGGCGACAAGGCGTTCTGCGCCGGCGGCGACCTCAAAGAGATGGCCGAGACGGCCCTGGAGATCCCGCCGCCGGGCTTCCTGCCGCAGTTCGGCCGCAACATCGACGTCCCGAAGCCGACGATCGCGGCCGTCAACGGCGTCGCCTACGCGGGCGGGTTCCTGCTGGCCCAGCAGTGCGATCTCGTCGTGGCCGCTGAGCACGCCCGGTTCGCCGTGACCGAGGTGAAGGTGGGCCGCGGCGCGCCGTGGGCCGCACCGCTGTCCTGGCTGGTGCCGCCACGGATCGCGATGGAGATCCTGCTGACCGGCGACCCCCTCACCGCCCACCGCGCCCGGGAGGTCGGGCTGGTGAACGACGTCGTACCGCTGGACGAGCTGCGGTCCCGGACGCAGGCCCTGGCGGAGCGGATCGCCGCCAACGCGCCGCTGTCCGTGCGGGCGGCGAAGCAGACGGCGTACCTGCAACGCCAGGACGTCTACGACCGCGCCGACGAGATCTGGGCGCCGGTCTACCGCTCGCGGGACGCGCAGGAAGGGCCCGCGGCGTTCCGCGAGAAGCGCACGCCCGTGTGGGAAGGACGCTGA
- a CDS encoding TIGR03084 family metal-binding protein has product MPVSLDVLLDDLLAETADVEAMLAPLDDDGVARPTPAVGWDIRDQVTHLAFFDQTATQAAVDPEGFRLASAALLADGMDFPDRVAAQHRGLGADEIRVWFRRARTTFVTAFRGRDPRARLPWYGPDMSVASSVTARIMETWAHGQDIADTLGVTREPTDRLRHIAHLGVSTTAFSFGLHDRPAPVVPIRVVLHAPSGDRWTWGDGAAADRVEGSALDFCLAVTQRRDASDTGLVVRGPVAQEWIGIAQAFAGAPGRGRA; this is encoded by the coding sequence ATGCCCGTTTCCCTGGACGTTCTCCTCGACGACCTGCTCGCCGAGACCGCCGACGTCGAGGCCATGCTCGCCCCGCTCGACGACGACGGCGTCGCCCGGCCGACCCCCGCGGTGGGCTGGGACATCCGCGACCAGGTCACGCACCTGGCCTTCTTCGACCAGACCGCGACGCAGGCCGCCGTCGACCCCGAGGGCTTCCGGCTCGCGTCGGCCGCGTTGCTGGCCGACGGGATGGACTTCCCCGACCGCGTCGCCGCCCAGCACCGGGGGCTGGGCGCCGACGAGATCCGGGTGTGGTTCCGGCGCGCGCGGACGACGTTCGTCACGGCGTTCCGCGGCCGCGACCCGCGCGCCCGGCTGCCGTGGTACGGGCCGGACATGAGCGTCGCGTCGTCGGTGACCGCGCGGATCATGGAGACCTGGGCGCACGGGCAGGACATCGCCGACACGCTCGGCGTGACGCGCGAGCCGACCGACCGGCTCCGGCACATCGCGCACCTCGGCGTCTCGACGACGGCGTTCAGCTTCGGGCTCCACGATCGCCCGGCGCCGGTCGTCCCGATCCGGGTCGTCCTGCACGCGCCGTCGGGGGACAGGTGGACGTGGGGTGACGGCGCCGCCGCCGACCGCGTCGAAGGTTCGGCGCTGGACTTCTGCCTGGCGGTCACCCAACGGCGTGACGCTTCGGACACCGGCCTGGTCGTGCGAGGACCCGTTGCGCAGGAGTGGATCGGCATCGCCCAAGCCTTCGCCGGCGCGCCCGGCCGGGGACGCGCGTGA
- a CDS encoding acyclic terpene utilization AtuA family protein, whose translation MKRPVRIANCSGFYGDRLEAAREMVEGGPIDVLTGDYLAELTMLILWKARRKDPAAGYAKTFLTQLEHVLGTCLDRGIRIVSNAGGLNPAGLAARIEALGLHPKVAYVDGDDIVDRLPDLVHLDTGRKLSEAGVEPLTANAYLGGWGIAAALEAGADVVVTGRVTDASLLTGPAAWWHGWTPGDVDEIAGAMAAGHVIECGPQATGGNYAFFDEVTDRRYPGFPIAEVAADGSSVITKHADTGGLVSVGTVTAQLLYEIAEPAYAGPDAVAHFDSLRLDTEAPDRVRISGTRGSPPGERLKVALNHDGGYRNTMTLVLTGDRIEEKAAWAEQQLFDLLGGREQFAEVDVTLLRFDHPGSPVNAEATAHLRITVKDPDARKVGRRFANTTMELALGGYPGFHTTTPPTAESAFGVYWPALVPASSVEHRVTLPDGSRLVIPHPPTGASVSSPAVSFEPRDFGPTRRVSLGTIAGARSGDKGGNANVGFWTRTDDEFLWLRGYLDVSRFRELLPEAAELEIRRFELPNLRALNFVVVGLLGDGVASATRPDPQAKGLGEYLRSRPASVPVALLEP comes from the coding sequence GTGAAGCGCCCGGTCCGGATCGCGAACTGCTCCGGCTTCTACGGCGACCGCCTGGAGGCGGCGCGGGAGATGGTCGAGGGCGGCCCGATCGACGTCCTCACCGGCGACTACCTCGCCGAACTGACCATGCTGATCCTCTGGAAGGCGCGCCGGAAAGATCCCGCCGCCGGCTACGCCAAGACGTTCCTCACCCAGCTCGAACACGTGCTCGGCACCTGCCTCGACCGGGGTATCCGGATCGTTTCGAACGCCGGTGGCCTGAACCCGGCCGGGCTGGCGGCCCGGATCGAAGCGCTGGGCCTGCACCCGAAGGTCGCCTACGTCGACGGCGACGACATCGTCGACCGCCTGCCGGACCTGGTGCACCTCGACACCGGCCGCAAGCTCTCCGAAGCCGGCGTGGAACCGTTGACCGCCAACGCTTATCTCGGCGGCTGGGGGATCGCGGCGGCGCTGGAGGCGGGCGCGGACGTCGTCGTCACCGGGCGGGTCACCGACGCGTCGCTGCTCACCGGCCCGGCCGCGTGGTGGCACGGCTGGACGCCGGGGGACGTCGACGAGATCGCCGGGGCGATGGCCGCCGGGCACGTGATCGAGTGCGGCCCGCAGGCGACCGGCGGCAACTACGCCTTCTTCGACGAGGTCACCGACCGGCGCTACCCCGGCTTCCCGATCGCCGAGGTCGCGGCCGACGGGTCGAGCGTCATCACGAAGCACGCGGACACCGGGGGACTGGTCTCGGTCGGCACGGTCACCGCGCAGTTGCTGTACGAGATCGCCGAGCCCGCGTACGCCGGGCCGGACGCCGTCGCGCACTTCGACAGCCTGCGGCTTGACACGGAGGCGCCGGACCGCGTCCGGATCAGCGGGACCCGCGGCAGCCCGCCGGGCGAGCGGCTCAAGGTCGCGCTGAACCACGACGGCGGCTACCGCAACACGATGACGCTGGTGCTGACCGGCGACCGCATCGAGGAGAAGGCCGCGTGGGCCGAGCAGCAGCTGTTCGACCTGCTGGGCGGCCGGGAGCAGTTCGCCGAGGTCGACGTCACGCTGCTGCGGTTCGACCACCCGGGCTCGCCGGTCAACGCCGAGGCGACCGCGCACCTGCGGATCACGGTGAAGGACCCGGACGCCCGCAAGGTCGGCCGCCGCTTCGCCAACACGACGATGGAACTCGCGCTCGGTGGCTACCCGGGCTTCCACACGACAACGCCGCCGACCGCGGAGAGCGCTTTCGGTGTCTACTGGCCTGCGTTGGTGCCCGCGTCCTCGGTGGAGCACCGGGTGACCTTGCCGGATGGTTCACGGCTCGTGATCCCGCATCCGCCGACCGGCGCTTCGGTGTCTTCGCCAGCGGTTTCTTTTGAGCCCCGCGACTTCGGGCCGACACGACGGGTGTCGCTCGGCACGATCGCGGGCGCACGGTCGGGGGACAAGGGCGGCAACGCGAACGTCGGGTTCTGGACGCGCACCGACGACGAGTTCCTGTGGTTGCGCGGTTATCTGGACGTCTCGCGCTTCCGGGAGTTGCTGCCGGAGGCTGCCGAGCTGGAGATCCGCCGGTTCGAGCTGCCGAACCTGCGGGCACTGAACTTCGTGGTGGTGGGATTGCTGGGCGACGGCGTGGCGTCGGCTACCCGGCCGGACCCGCAGGCGAAGGGACTGGGCGAATACCTGCGAAGCCGGCCCGCCAGCGTCCCGGTGGCGTTGCTGGAGCCGTGA